A region from the Triticum urartu cultivar G1812 chromosome 1, Tu2.1, whole genome shotgun sequence genome encodes:
- the LOC125526832 gene encoding SWR1-complex protein 4 isoform X2, with amino-acid sequence MDAKDILGLQKTSFPSAQEKKPRAPKEPQRKPDGVSREVYALTGGVGMAPLMPTIEASHLKRRPVVEKEKVAWQWLPFTSSARTDNLQLYHWVRVVNNVPPTGDYDFAKYNTKVDVLKYTDEEYEKYLTEPTWSREETDQLFELCQRFDLRFIVIADRFPTARSVEDLKSRYYSVTRALLIARARSFDEVAGNPLVKETFNAAHETERKRALSALFSQTKQQERKDAEVLAEAKHIMESRAANKNVEEAGAPTSLPNAAVPADGVSPLSNNLPSSAATHPAAAANTSIPDTLRMLKVYLRTHALDQMVQAVTASAGIRMIKRVDQTLQDLGVNLKPKVPTKAVCAEHLELRNEILTLLNIQKQLQNKEAEVLANRESSFTEAPTTPKRSNRDIDRPFVPDMAGFGGERAVKRDHKRKCCIPGALPGSFEYLHFDQSRFQ; translated from the exons ATGGACGCGAAGGACATCCTCGGGCTTCAGAAGACCTCCTTCCCGTCCGCCCAGGAGAAGAAGCCGCGGGCGCCCAAGGAGCCGCAGCGCAAGCCCGATGGCGTCTCACGCGAG GTGTACGCGCTCACCGGAGGGGTCGGAATGGCGCCGCTCATGCCGACCATCGAGGCCTCGCACCTGAAGCGCCGGCCTGTTGTTGAGAAGGAGAAG GTAGCATGGCAATGGCTACCTTTCACGTCATCTGCACGAACTGACAATCTGCAACTTTACCACTGG GTTAGAGTTGTAAATAATGTTCCACCAACTGGTGATTATGACTTCGCAAAATATAACACG AAGGTGGATGTTCTTAAATACACCGATGAGGAGTATGAGAAATATTTAACTGAACCT ACATGGAGCAGAGAAGAAACAGACCAGCTATTTGAATTATGTCAGCGCTTTGACCTTCGTTTCATAGTAATAGCAGATAGGTTTCCAACTGCTCGCAGCGTGGAAGATCTAAAGAGCCGTTATTATTCAG TTACTAGGGCCCTTCTAATTGCAAGAGCTCGATCATTCGATGAAGTTGCCGGAAACCCTCTTGTGAAG GAAACCTTCAATGCTGCTCATGAGACCGAGAGAAAACGTGCATTGTCTGCACTCTTCTCCCAAACAAAACAGCAAGAACGAAAGGATGCCGAG GTTTTAGCAGAAGCAAAACACATTATGGAATCTCGTGCTGCTAATAAA AACGTGGAAGAAGCCGGAGCACCGACGAGCTTGCCTAATGCTGCGGTTCCTGCTGACGGTGTATCTCCCTTGAGCAACAATCTTCCATCTTCAGCTGCTACACATCCAGCTGCAGCAGCGAATACCTCCATACCTGATACACTGCGGATG CTTAAAGTGTATTTGAGAACCCATGCACTTGATCAAATGGTTCAAGCAGTAACTGCTTCAGCTGGCATTAGAATGATTAAAAGGGTGGATCAAACTCTACAAGATCTTGGG GTAAATTTGAAGCCTAAGGTCCCAACAAAAGCAGTTTGTGCCGAACATCTTGAGTTACGGAACGAGATACTCACACTGCTTAACATACAGAAGCAG CTACAAAATAAAGAGGCTGAAGTTTTAGCAAACAGAGAAAGTTCATTCACAGAGGCACCGACCACACCTAAG CGTTCTAATAGAGATATTGATCGACCCTTTGTCCCTGATATGGCTGGGTTTGGAG GTGAGAGAGCAGTCAAACGGGATCACAAGAGGAAG TGTTGCATCCCTGGTGCACTTCCGGGTTCCTTTGAGTATCTACATTTTGATCAATCCAGATTTCAGTAG
- the LOC125526832 gene encoding SWR1-complex protein 4 isoform X1 — MDAKDILGLQKTSFPSAQEKKPRAPKEPQRKPDGVSREVYALTGGVGMAPLMPTIEASHLKRRPVVEKEKVAWQWLPFTSSARTDNLQLYHWVRVVNNVPPTGDYDFAKYNTKVDVLKYTDEEYEKYLTEPTWSREETDQLFELCQRFDLRFIVIADRFPTARSVEDLKSRYYSVTRALLIARARSFDEVAGNPLVKETFNAAHETERKRALSALFSQTKQQERKDAEVLAEAKHIMESRAANKNVEEAGAPTSLPNAAVPADGVSPLSNNLPSSAATHPAAAANTSIPDTLRMLKVYLRTHALDQMVQAVTASAGIRMIKRVDQTLQDLGVNLKPKVPTKAVCAEHLELRNEILTLLNIQKQLQNKEAEVLANRESSFTEAPTTPKRSNRDIDRPFVPDMAGFGGERAVKRDHKRKTTGRFDGPPSPTQGKRPRKMKASD; from the exons ATGGACGCGAAGGACATCCTCGGGCTTCAGAAGACCTCCTTCCCGTCCGCCCAGGAGAAGAAGCCGCGGGCGCCCAAGGAGCCGCAGCGCAAGCCCGATGGCGTCTCACGCGAG GTGTACGCGCTCACCGGAGGGGTCGGAATGGCGCCGCTCATGCCGACCATCGAGGCCTCGCACCTGAAGCGCCGGCCTGTTGTTGAGAAGGAGAAG GTAGCATGGCAATGGCTACCTTTCACGTCATCTGCACGAACTGACAATCTGCAACTTTACCACTGG GTTAGAGTTGTAAATAATGTTCCACCAACTGGTGATTATGACTTCGCAAAATATAACACG AAGGTGGATGTTCTTAAATACACCGATGAGGAGTATGAGAAATATTTAACTGAACCT ACATGGAGCAGAGAAGAAACAGACCAGCTATTTGAATTATGTCAGCGCTTTGACCTTCGTTTCATAGTAATAGCAGATAGGTTTCCAACTGCTCGCAGCGTGGAAGATCTAAAGAGCCGTTATTATTCAG TTACTAGGGCCCTTCTAATTGCAAGAGCTCGATCATTCGATGAAGTTGCCGGAAACCCTCTTGTGAAG GAAACCTTCAATGCTGCTCATGAGACCGAGAGAAAACGTGCATTGTCTGCACTCTTCTCCCAAACAAAACAGCAAGAACGAAAGGATGCCGAG GTTTTAGCAGAAGCAAAACACATTATGGAATCTCGTGCTGCTAATAAA AACGTGGAAGAAGCCGGAGCACCGACGAGCTTGCCTAATGCTGCGGTTCCTGCTGACGGTGTATCTCCCTTGAGCAACAATCTTCCATCTTCAGCTGCTACACATCCAGCTGCAGCAGCGAATACCTCCATACCTGATACACTGCGGATG CTTAAAGTGTATTTGAGAACCCATGCACTTGATCAAATGGTTCAAGCAGTAACTGCTTCAGCTGGCATTAGAATGATTAAAAGGGTGGATCAAACTCTACAAGATCTTGGG GTAAATTTGAAGCCTAAGGTCCCAACAAAAGCAGTTTGTGCCGAACATCTTGAGTTACGGAACGAGATACTCACACTGCTTAACATACAGAAGCAG CTACAAAATAAAGAGGCTGAAGTTTTAGCAAACAGAGAAAGTTCATTCACAGAGGCACCGACCACACCTAAG CGTTCTAATAGAGATATTGATCGACCCTTTGTCCCTGATATGGCTGGGTTTGGAG GTGAGAGAGCAGTCAAACGGGATCACAAGAGGAAG ACCACTGGAAGATTTGATGGACCCCCCTCGCCAACCCAGGGCAAGAGGCCTCGGAAGATGAAGGCGTCCGATTGA
- the LOC125526849 gene encoding histone H2B.2 → MAPKADKKPAAENKVEKAAEKTPAGKKPKAEKRLPAGKTASKEAGGEAKTRGRKKGSKAKKGVETYKIYIFKVLKQVHPDIGISSKAMSIMNSFINDIFEKLAGESAKLARYNKKPTITSREIQTSVRLVLPGELAKHAVSEGTKAVTKFTSS, encoded by the coding sequence ATGGCCCCCAAGGCAGACAAGAAGCCGGCGGCCGAGAACAAGGTCGAGAAGGCGGCGGAGAAGACCCCCGCGGGCAAGAAGCCCAAGGCCGAGAAGCGGTTGCCGGCGGGCAAGACGGCGTCCAAGGAGGCCGGCGGCGAGGCGAAGACCCGGGGCCGCAAGAAGGGCAGCAAGGCGAAGAAGGGCGTGGAGACGTACAAGATCTACATCTTcaaggtgctgaagcaggtgcaCCCCGACATCGGCATCTCCTCCAAGGCCATGTCCATCATGAACTCCTTCATCAACGACATCTTCGAGAAGCTCGCCGGGGAGTCGGCCAAGCTCGCCCGCTACAACAAGAAGCCCACCATCACGTCCCGGGAGATCCAGACCTCCGTCCGCCTCGTCCTCCCCGGGGAGCTCGCCAAGCACGCCGTCTCCGAGGGCACCAAGGCCGTCACCAAGTTCACCTCCTCCTAG
- the LOC125526857 gene encoding histone H3.2-like — protein MARTKQTARKSTGGKAPRKQLATKAARKSAPATGGVKKPHRFRPGTVALREIRKYQKSTELLIRKLPFQRLVREIAQDFKTDLRFQSSAVSALQEAAESYLVGLFEDTNLCAIHAKRVTIMPKDIQLARRIRGERA, from the coding sequence ATGGCCCGCACCAAGCAGACGGCGAGGAAGTCCACCGGCGGCAAGGCGCCGAGGAAGCAGCTGGCGACCAAGGCCGCCCGCAAGTCCGCCCCGGCCACCGGCGGCGTCAAGAAGCCGCACCGCTTCCGCCCCGGCACCGTCGCGCTCCGCGAGATCCGCAAGTACCAGAAGAGCACCGAGCTGCTCATCCGCAAGCTCCCCTTCCAGCGCCTGGTGAGGGAGATCGCCCAGGACTTCAAGACCGACCTCCGCTTCCAGTCCTCCGCCGTCTCCGCCCTGCAGGAGGCCGCCGAGTCCTACCTGGTGGGGCTCTTCGAGGACACCAACCTCTGCGCCATCCACGCCAAGCGCGTCACCATCATGCCCAAGGACATCCAGCTCGCCCGCCGCATCCGTGGAGAGAGGGCCTAA